In one window of Chryseobacterium viscerum DNA:
- a CDS encoding T9SS-dependent M36 family metallopeptidase, producing the protein MKNKALPLLFAVFSAFPTVLFGQDNEQLIKDYISQNKIREYKKYDLNNIIVDNVDPSKSLNGNVVKFLQTYKGLPIYNSVGTALIKDSKVVYYTDNFVKDYTVSTSGTAAINKNTALQKIAEDLKNPDIANFTILEYLEKTQKRATSANQRLVYTNDENGNLRLAYEYTLMEPKSPNYWNILVDANNGNILLKNNLTLSCNFHHDAYSSDAEYSHADHFENTLIGPQNSMVQNNTPLLLPDNASYNVFPLPIEAPTFGSRSVINNPWDLSASPEGWHSDGTNHYTITRGNNVFAYEDVAGTALTAPGYLTGTPAEGGATRNFNFPFSINETSVNNRNASITNLFYLNNKVHDVFYKFGFTESARNFQQNNFGNGPVGGDDDSVYAEAQDGGGSNNANFSSPQDGYNPKMQMYLWSTTNSRLLFYNSPGSAVPREPIVIAAAFGPALNVLGVTGDVKPSTDIQGCQALPAGSLTGKIGLIERGGTNCGFTVKVKNAQNAGAVGVIVYNNAAAVNIPPAMGGVDATITIPSILVTNSEGEYIKSQLAANATVNVTLKKDPTYNVVPDGSFDNGIVIHEYGHGISNRLTGTGSSCLNANVSKEQMGEGWSDFFALMLTNKAGDNALVPRGMGTYVGGQPNEGGGIRPARYSPNFAINDFTYGDTNTMQYTNSNGNLVPDVHSIGFVWATMLWDLHWKYVEKYGYSSDVLANTTNGSTRVLQLITNALKLQACNPSFVEGRDAILAAELATTQGQDKCMIWGVFAKRGLGLNASAGVKNNITDQVENFAVPEECLLATNEVKTKKDNKVVIYPNPAKDEFYINFPSNTLGKVSVELYDMSGKLVSSEDKISPDAKKAISTSNLVNGTYMVKIKGLGFEAASKVMVKK; encoded by the coding sequence ATGAAAAATAAAGCTCTACCTCTTTTATTTGCAGTATTTTCTGCATTTCCAACAGTATTGTTTGGACAGGATAATGAACAACTGATTAAAGATTATATTTCTCAAAATAAAATAAGAGAATATAAAAAATATGATCTTAATAATATCATTGTTGATAATGTAGATCCATCAAAATCATTGAATGGTAATGTTGTTAAATTTTTACAGACATATAAAGGTTTACCGATATACAATTCTGTAGGAACAGCATTGATCAAAGACAGCAAAGTTGTTTATTATACAGATAATTTTGTAAAAGATTATACTGTATCTACATCCGGTACAGCTGCAATTAATAAAAATACAGCGCTTCAAAAGATTGCTGAAGACCTGAAAAACCCTGATATTGCAAATTTTACGATTCTTGAATATCTTGAAAAGACTCAAAAAAGAGCTACATCAGCCAATCAAAGACTGGTATATACCAATGACGAAAACGGAAATCTGCGTTTGGCCTATGAGTATACCTTAATGGAACCAAAGTCTCCGAATTACTGGAATATTTTAGTAGATGCAAACAATGGAAATATCCTTTTAAAAAATAATCTGACTTTATCTTGTAATTTCCATCATGATGCCTATAGTTCAGATGCTGAGTACAGCCATGCTGATCATTTTGAGAATACATTGATAGGACCTCAAAATAGTATGGTACAAAACAATACTCCATTACTTTTGCCAGATAATGCATCCTATAATGTATTTCCATTACCAATTGAAGCACCTACTTTTGGTTCAAGATCAGTCATTAACAATCCTTGGGATCTAAGTGCCTCTCCTGAAGGATGGCATTCTGACGGAACTAATCATTATACCATTACCAGAGGAAATAACGTTTTTGCCTACGAAGATGTGGCGGGAACAGCTTTAACAGCTCCCGGTTATCTTACAGGTACTCCCGCTGAAGGTGGTGCTACAAGAAACTTTAATTTCCCTTTTAGTATTAATGAAACTTCTGTAAATAACAGGAATGCTTCAATCACTAATTTATTTTATCTGAATAACAAAGTTCATGATGTTTTCTACAAATTTGGATTTACAGAATCTGCAAGAAACTTCCAGCAGAACAATTTTGGTAATGGACCTGTAGGAGGAGATGATGACTCTGTATATGCAGAAGCGCAAGATGGAGGAGGTTCAAATAACGCAAACTTTAGTTCTCCTCAGGACGGTTATAACCCTAAGATGCAGATGTATCTTTGGTCAACAACTAACAGCCGATTACTATTTTATAACAGTCCTGGTTCTGCGGTTCCTCGCGAACCGATAGTTATAGCAGCTGCATTTGGGCCAGCATTAAATGTTTTAGGTGTAACGGGAGATGTAAAACCATCAACAGATATACAAGGTTGCCAGGCATTACCTGCAGGATCTCTTACAGGAAAGATTGGGCTTATTGAAAGAGGGGGAACTAATTGTGGCTTTACAGTAAAGGTAAAGAATGCTCAGAATGCCGGAGCTGTTGGGGTTATAGTGTATAATAATGCAGCCGCGGTTAATATTCCTCCTGCAATGGGAGGTGTAGATGCTACAATTACTATTCCTTCAATACTTGTTACAAATTCAGAAGGAGAATATATAAAAAGTCAGCTTGCTGCCAATGCAACTGTAAATGTTACATTAAAAAAAGATCCGACATATAATGTAGTTCCTGATGGAAGTTTCGATAATGGAATTGTCATTCATGAATATGGACATGGAATTTCAAACCGACTTACAGGTACAGGATCATCATGTTTGAACGCAAATGTAAGTAAAGAGCAAATGGGAGAAGGATGGTCTGATTTCTTTGCATTAATGTTAACCAATAAAGCAGGAGATAATGCTTTAGTACCAAGAGGTATGGGTACATATGTAGGTGGACAGCCAAATGAAGGAGGAGGTATAAGGCCAGCAAGATATTCTCCTAATTTTGCTATTAATGATTTTACTTATGGAGATACTAATACAATGCAGTATACCAATTCAAATGGTAATTTAGTTCCGGACGTACATTCCATTGGGTTCGTTTGGGCAACAATGCTATGGGATCTTCACTGGAAATATGTTGAAAAATATGGATATTCCTCGGATGTGTTGGCAAATACTACCAATGGAAGTACAAGAGTATTGCAGTTAATCACCAATGCATTAAAACTACAGGCATGTAATCCTAGTTTCGTTGAAGGTAGAGATGCAATACTGGCGGCTGAATTAGCAACTACACAGGGTCAGGATAAATGTATGATTTGGGGTGTCTTTGCCAAAAGAGGTTTAGGTTTAAATGCTTCAGCTGGGGTTAAGAATAATATTACAGATCAGGTTGAAAATTTTGCAGTGCCTGAAGAATGTTTGCTGGCTACTAATGAAGTGAAAACAAAGAAAGATAATAAAGTTGTGATCTATCCAAACCCGGCTAAAGATGAGTTTTATATCAACTTCCCAAGCAATACTCTTGGAAAAGTAAGTGTAGAACTTTATGATATGTCAGGTAAACTGGTTTCTTCTGAAGATAAAATTTCACCGGATGCTAAGAAAGCAATTTCTACAAGCAATTTGGTAAACGGAACTTATATGGTTAAAATCAAAGGACTTGGTTTTGAAGCCGCTTCAAAAGTAATGGTTAAAAAATAA